The following are encoded together in the Daucus carota subsp. sativus chromosome 5, DH1 v3.0, whole genome shotgun sequence genome:
- the LOC108223934 gene encoding cyclin-dependent kinase B2-1: MENLTVSAMDAYEKLEKVGEGTYGKVYKAREKATGKIVALKKTKLLEDSEGVPPTTLREVSLLRMLSTDPHIVRLMDVKQGQNKEGKTVLYLVFEYMDTDLRKYIKSFRHTEENIPSKTVKSLMYQLCKGVAFCHGHGVLHRDLKPHNLLMDEKKSMLKIADLGLARAFTLPIKKYTHEILTLWYRAPEVLLGATHYSTAVDMWSVGCIFAELVTKKALFQGDSELQQLLHIFRLLGTPNEEMWPGVSKLLNWHEYPQWKPRQLSAAVTNLKEDGLDLLSQMLQYEPSQRISAKKAMEHCYFDDLDVAALQD, from the exons ATGGAGAATTTAACAGTTTCTGCGATGGATGCGTACGAGAAGCTCGAAAAAGTAGGCGAAGGAACGTACGGAAAGGTGTACAAAGCCAGAGAAAAGGCCACCGGGAAAATCGTGGCCTTGAAGAAGACGAAACTCCTTGAGGATAGTGAAGGTGTTCCTCCTACTACTCTTCGCGAGGTCTCGCTTCTTCGTATGTTATCCACTGATCCACATATCGTTCG GCTGATGGATGTCAAGCAAGGACAAAATAAAGAAGGGAAGACGGTTTTATATCTGGTGTTTGAGTACATGGATACTGATctcagaaaatatataaaatcatttcGTCACACAGAGGAGAACATTCCATCTAAAACTGTTAAG AGCTTGATGTATCAACTCTGTAAGGGGGTTGCTTTCTGCCATGGTCATGGTGTGTTGCACAG GGACCTTAAGCCTCATAATCTCTTGATGGACGAAAAGAAATCTATGCTTAAGATAGCAGATCTTGGATTGGCTAGAGCATTTACTTTACCTATTAAGAAGTATACACATGAG ATATTGACTCTGTGGTACAGAGCTCCTGAGGTCCTTTTGGGGGCTACCCATTACTCGACAGCAGTGGATATGTGGTCTGTTGGCTGTATATTTG CTGAGCTGGTAACTAAGAAAGCACTGTTCCAGGGAGATTCTGAGCTGCAGCAGTTGCTTCACATTTTCAG GTTATTAGGCACTCCGAATGAGGAAATGTGGCCAGGAGTCAGCAAGCTCTTAAATTGGCATGAGTACCCCCAGTGGAAACCTCGGCAACTCTCAGCAGCTGTAACTAATTTAAAAGAGGATGGTCTAGATTTGTTATCG CAAATGTTGCAATATGAGCCATCACAACGGATCTCTGCAAAGAAAGCTATGGAGCACTGTTACTTTGATGATCTAGACGTAGCTGCGCTCCAAGATTAA